A region of Sparus aurata chromosome 8, fSpaAur1.1, whole genome shotgun sequence DNA encodes the following proteins:
- the LOC115586754 gene encoding kelch domain-containing protein 10-like: MSAEHDGTFSQLNKFEKLSWRPFIRDSGSKKRARWLQARRIFSPSCPNLRIPNRFLREGHCVPPARSGHRCVADSANLYVFGGYNPDFEEAGGSDNEDYPLFRELWRFHFATATWQQVRTEGYMPTELASMSAVLHGNNLLVFGGTGIPFGENNGNDVHVCNVQYKRWNLLNCRGKKPNKIYGQAMIIINGYLYVFGGTTGYLYSTDLHRLDLTTREWTHLKPNNAPSDLPEERYRHELAHDGQRIYILGGGTSWTSYPLDKIHAYNLETNYWEEIVTKPHEKIGYPAARRCHSCVQVKDEVFICGGYNGEMILSDLWKINLQTFHWTKLPALMPEPAYFHCAAVTPAGCMYVHGGVVNMSGNRRTGSLYKVWLVVPSLLELTWEKLLKAFPHVAQLSTLQLLSLGLTHTLIQRLK; encoded by the exons ATGTCGGCCGAACATGACGGAACCTTCAGTCAGCTCAACAAGTTTGAGAAACTGTCGTGGAGGCCCTTCATTCGCGACTCAG GCTCCAAGAAGCGGGCACGGTGGCTTCAGGCTCGACGCATCTTCTCCCCTTCCTGCCCCAACCTGCGTATCCCCAACAGGTTCCTGAGAGAAG GACACTGTGTGCCACCCGCCCGCAGTGGACATCGCTGTGTGGCAGACAGCGCCAACCTGTACGTGTTTGGAGGCTACAACCCAGACTTTGAGGAGGCAGGCGGGTCCGACAACGAAGACTACCCTCTTTTCAGGGAGCTCTGGCGGTTTCATTTTGCCACAGCCACCTGGCAGCAGGTCCGCACAGAGGGTTACATGCCCACAGAGCTGGCCTCCATGTCAG CTGTTTTACATGGCAACAACCTGCTCGTGTTCGGTGGCACTGGGATTCCATTTGGTGAAAACAACGGCAATGACGTCCATGTTTGTAACGTTCAGTACAAGCGGTGGAACCTGCTCAACTGCAGAGGGAAGAAACCCAACAAGATCTACGGACAG GCAATGATCATCATAAACGGCTACCTCTATGTGTTTGGAGGAACAACGGGCTACCTTTACAGTACTGACCTGCACCGGCTGGACCTGACCACCAGAGAGTGGACACACCTCAAACCCAACAACGCACCCTCAGATCTGCCTGAAGAGAG GTACAGACATGAACTAGCTCATGACGGACAGAGAATATATATTTTAGGAGGTGGGACTTCCTGGACGTCGTATCCTCTTGACAAG ATTCACGCGTATAACTTGGAGACAAATTACTGGGAGGAAATCGTCACCAAGCCTCATGAAAAAATAG GATATCCTGCTGCCCGCCGGTGTCACAGCTGTGTGCAGGTGAAAGATG AGGTGTTTATATGTGGAGGATATAATGGGGAGATGATCCTGTCTGACCTGTGGAAGATCAACCTACAGACCTTTCATTGGACCAAGCTGCCTGCTCTCATGCCAGAACCAGCCTACTTTCACTGTGCTGCTGTCACTCCG GCTGGCTGTATGTACGTCCACGGCGGTGTCGTCAACATGTCCGGGAACAGGAGGACGGGCTCTTTGTACAAAGTGTGGTTGGTGGTGCCCAGCCTGCTGGAACTGACCTGGGAGAAACTGCTGAAAGCTTTCCCTCACGTAGCCCAGCTGTCCACGCTTCAGCTGCTCAGCCTgggactgacacacacactaattCAGCGGCTCAAATAG
- the LOC115586762 gene encoding ubiquitin-conjugating enzyme E2 H-like, producing the protein MSSPSPGKRRMDTDVVKLIESKHEVTILSGLNEFVVKFHGPPGTAYEGGVWKVRVDLPDKYPFKSPSIGFMNKIFHPNIDEASGTVCLDVINQTWTALYDLTNIFESFLPQLLAYPNPIDPLNGDAAAMYLHRPEDYKHKIKEYIQRYATEEALKEQEEGGGDSSSESSMSDFSEDEAQDMEL; encoded by the exons ATGTCGTCTCCAAGTCCGGGCAAGAGGCGAATGGATACCGACGTGGTGAAACT CATCGAAAGCAAGCACGAGGTCACCATCCTCAGCGGTCTCAATGAGTTTGTAGTCAAGTTTCACGGACCACCAGGAA CGGCGTATGAAGGAGGTGTGTGGAAGGTGCGAGTGGACCTACCAGATAAATACCCCTTCAAATCACCATCAATAg gaTTCATGAATAAAATCTTTCATCCCAACATCGATGAAGC GTCAGGAACTGTGTGTTTAGATGTCATTAACCAGACATGGACGGCTCTCTACG ACCTCACCAACATCTTCGAGTCGTTCCTCCCTCAGCTGCTCGCCTACCCCAACCCCATCGACCCTCTGAACGGGGACGCGGCGGCCATGTACCTGCACCGACCGGAGGATTATAAACACAAGATCAAAG agtACATCCAAAGGTATGCCACGGAGGAGGCTCtaaaggagcaggaggagggagggggcgaCTCCTCCTCCGAGAGCTCCATGTCAGACTTTTCGGAGGACGAGGCTCAGGACATGGAGTTGTAG